CCGCTTCTTCGCCCAGCCCTAGCCTTTCAATCAATTCATTCGACTTTTTGACTAGTTCTTTTTTCGGAATACCATATATGCCGCCAAAAAATCTAATATTTTCTTTCACCGTCAGGTTTTCATAAAGCGAAAACTTTTGGCTCATGTAACCAATATTCTGTTTAATCTTTTCAGCTTCTTTGTAAACATCAAAGCCCGCTACTTTAGCCTCTCCGGAACTTGGTGAGAGCAATCCACACAAGATTTTCATTGCTGTGGTCTTACCCGCTCCATTGGCTCCCAAAAATCCAAATATCTCGCCTGCTTTTACTTCAAAAGTAATAGCATCAACAGCGACAAAATCTCCAAACTTACGTGTGAGTTCTTTGGTACGAATTACAATCTCATTCATTTTCTAGCATCAGTTTAATGAATGTATCTTCTATATCCGGCTCTATTTCCTCAATGGCGATACCTGCAAAATTATTGGCATCTAAATAGCTTCTCAATGCCGAGAGATCCTTTTGTCCATTTTCCAGTGTGACGTGATTTGTTTCACCAAAAGCAAAGCAAGAAGTCGTTTTTTCGAAGCCTCTGATCACGTTGATTAATTCAAATCTTTTAGGTGACTTTATACTAAAAATAGCTTGTCGATGTTTTGAAATTACGTTCTCCAAAGTGTCTATTTCCATGATTTTACCTTTTTGAATCAATGCGATTCTATCACAGCGGCTAGCCTCATCCATGTAAGGTGTAGAAACTATTATTGTAATTCCCTTTGCCTTGAGTCTATCTAGCATGTCCCAAAACTCTTTACGAGAGACAGGGTCAACACCCGTGGTAGGTTCATCTAAAAACAAAACCTTAGGCTCATGAACCAAAGCACAACAAAGTGCTAACTTTTGCTTCATTCCGCCAGATAAATCTCCAGCCAACCGATGCTTGAAAGGTTCAATCTGTACGTAAATATCTTTTATAAGCTCGTAGTTTTCTGCGATGGTTGTCCCAAAAACTGTTGCGAAAAAACTGAGGTTTTCTTCAATGCTTAAATCTTGATAAAGCGAAAACTTCCCCGGCATGTAGCCAACTATTTTTCTAATATCCCAAAGATCCTCCACCACATCTTTGCCGTCAACTGTTGCTGACCCACTATCAGGAATTAAGAGTGTTGTCAATATTCTGAAAAGCGTGGTTTTGCCAGCTCCATCCGGTCCAATTAGACCAAAAAGCTCGCCTTTCTCTACTTCTAAACTTATATTGTCTAGAGCAGTTACGGTTCCCTTTTCGTAGGTTTTGGTGATATTTTGAATGCTTACGCTTTTCATTTGTTGAATACAACTTCGCCGTACATTCCTATTTTCAAATACCCGTCGTTCTTTACCTTGATCTTTGCAGCATATACCAAATTCGCCCTTTCGTCTTTTGTTTGGATTGTCTTTGGTGTAAATTCTGCTTTGGCAGATATCGTTGAAATTTCGCCAACTAATTCTTTATAACCGTCGGTACCATTATCAACCATCACCTTCACTTTATCGCCAGTTTTCACTTGTGCTAACTGATTCCCGCTTATGTAAGCTCGTAATACCATTTCACTTAGGTCTGCAACTTTATAAAGAGCTTTCCCTGGTCCAGTTATTTCATTTGTTTCAGCATATTTTACCAATACCGTTCCTTTAATTGGGTTTACAAGTGAACAGTTCTCCATCATATTCGCCACCTGAGCGATTCGCTCTTGCATTGGCTTTCTTTCGCTTAAAACCGCTCTATTCGCAATCCCTATTTGTTGCTCTTGCGACTTAATTTGTTGGCGAGTCACTCCCAATTGGCTTTCGGCAGCTTCTATTTGTTTTTGCAAAACTTCTACTTGACCATTCACATCATCAAGTTGCTTTGTGGGAATTGCTTCTGCCTTTACTAAATTTTGAACTCGTTTTTGTTCTTTCTCCATTACACCCAACTGAGCTCTTTGTGCCGACAATTGTTTTTGTTGACTATTCAATTGTTGTTTCAAAATCTCTACCTGTGGTGCAGGACTATTTGTTTTTGCCGAAATAGCTTCTAAACTAGCCTCTGCCTGAGCTTTTTGCAAAGTCAAGTTTTCACAATCAATATTCCCAATAGGCTGACCTTCGCTTAACTCGTCACCTTCTTCAAGTGTCAGGCTCAATATCTTCCCAGACGTTTCAGAAGAAATAATGACCTCTGTTGATTCAAAAACACCAGTAGCATCGAATTGATTTTCTCCATTATTGCAACCCATCATAACAACGAGCGAAGCAAAAATTAATAAATATTTGTTCTTCATTTTCTTGTTCAATTATTGTCCTAAAAGTGTTTTTAAATTCTCTTTTGCTTGAAGCAACTGTACTTCGTGTAGTATTTTCATTTCATTTGCGAGGTTCTCTTTATTGGCAATTTCTAAGTATGCCTCACTAGTAATTACACCATTTGCGAGTTGTGCTTCTGCAGTTTCTTTTACAGTCTTTCTTATTTCAATCAGTTCATCATCACTAGTTAATTGATGCTGAATTCTTTCTATTTCTTTGGTGAGACTGGCCTTTTGCACATCAGTCATCATTTCGAAATTCGCTTTTTGCTGATCTAGTTTTAGTTGACCAATTTTAACTTGCTGCAAATCAGCATATTTACCTCCATTATAAAGCTGACTCAATGGAACTTTCAATTGCACTCCACCCAAAAAGTAAGTATCAAAAGTGCTTGATAGAAAATTCAACCCTGGTCTACCATAACCTCCAGTTGCAAATAATGAAACCTTGGGTTTATACTTTGAATAAATTAGATCAGACTGAGCTCCTAATGTTTGTTGCTGTAGATTTAGCAAGTCAAGTTCTGGTCGTTGGTTTTGATTTAAATCGAAAATGGAGGGCTGTACAACAAATACTGTTGCTTCATTCATAGCTTCTCCTGTTAGGATAGTCAAAGCTTCCATAGCACCTGAGAGTTTCATAGTTATACCATCCTTATTTTGTAAGGCTTCTATTTGGGCAGCTTTGAGATTCAGCACATCGGTTTTTACCAGAATCCCATTGGCAAGTCCTGCTTCAGCAATTTTAAGTTTCCCGTTTAAATCCTCCAATAATATATTCACATTATTCAGCTGTTTCTTTGCGAGAATAGCACCGAAAAAAAGCGAATTTACCTGCTCCTCCACCTTTAATAAACTCAACTCTGTAGACTTAGCCTCCACCAATCCTTGAGATGTAGCTATTTTCTTTTGACTGCTTGTTATACCTCCATCCCAGATCGACTGTTGAATATCCAAAGTAACTTTATACTGATCATTGGGTGGCGGAGCAATTTCAATATTGGGCAAGCTAATAGGCAAACTTGTTACATCCGATTGCCATGTTGCCTGGCCTCCTAAACTAGCCTGTGGCAGATAAGCTCCCTGCAATTGCTTGATTTGCAAATTTGTCGCTTCTTGAATCAAAGGCAACAATGCAGTTTGTGGATTATTGGATTTAGCTTTTTCTTGTAAAAAGTCTAGTGAAATACCCTGAGCATTTAAGCCGAGGGAAAACAATCCCAAAAATGATGCAATCATTATTTTCTTTACTTTCATTTCTCTACTGTTAAAATAAGCTTAGTGTAAGTTTTAAGCTCGAGTTTACGTTGCAGCATCAAAGCCTTAAAATCTTCATCGACCATATTAAATGCCTTAGAAATCATAGGCTTTGCCAAAAACGGAAACACACACATACCCATAATACTTAGCATAAATTGCATTGGGTTTATTTCCCGAACCAATCCTTTCGACTGATCTACAAAATAAGAACTCATCAATTTCTGAGGTAGCTCTAGCGGTAGCTTTTGAATGAAATCATCTTTCCCTTTTTGATTAATGGTATTCATCACAAAAAGAGGCAAAAATGGCTTCGCCAATAACATGTCGATATAACGATCTATAAAAGACTCGACCTTCTCACTAAATGGAAGATTTGTGTCCAGTATCTCTATCATTTCTGGAAAGAACTTTTTTGAATTTTCGTCAAATACTTTTTCAAACAAAGCATCCTTAGATCGAAAGTAATAGTGCAACATCGCCTTATTTATTGCCGCCTTATCAGCTATGAGCTGCATACGAGCACCACTGAATCCTTCTTGAAGAAAAACTTCTTCGGCTGCCGCTAAAATTTTTTGTTCGGTATTTATCTCTTCTTTAATCAATGCTAACTTTTTAGTTTAACTATTTGGTTAATTCTGTCGCAAATGTAGTTAACCATTTGGTTAGTTTCCTAACTTTTAATGAAAATTCTCTGACAGTATGATTAGAAAAACCCAATTTATCAAGCTCTCTATTCGCTTATACAAACTTCAATGCTTGACTGCTTTTTGAGTTAATGAATTCAGGCATATTATCCCTTGATTACCTGACTATTATAAAACAAAACGAAGATGCTCAAAAGCAAAAGGAGTATAAAATCCCAATAGTACGAAACAAGTGATTTCTCAAATTGCACTCTACCAACTATCTGTTTCACTATCAAAGGTTTACATAAAAATAATAAAAGACCTATCAACTATGCAATTTTAAATAATTACCTTTGCGGACTTTTTACAAAGCTTTGGCAGTCCCAAAGCCAACAAAACAAAAATGCAAAACATACGTAACATCGCGATTATCGCACACGTTGACCACGGTAAAACTACCCTCGTCGACAAAATCATTCACGCATCTAAAATCTTTCGTGAAAATCAGGAATTCGGAGAGCTTATTCTTGACAACAATGATCTTGAACGTGAGCGTGGTATCACGATTGTTTCCAAAAACGTATCTGTACGATATGGAGACACTAAAATAAATATCATTGACACACCTGGTCACGCTGACTTCGGTGGTGAAGTGGAACGAGTACTTAAGCTTGCTGATGGCGTTTTGCTATTGGTTGATGCTTTTGAAGGTGCAATGCCTCAAACTCGTTTTGTACTAGGAAAAGCATTGGCTCTAGGGTTGAAGCCAATCGTAGTAGTAAATAAAGTAGACAAAGAAAACTGTCGTCCAGAAGAGGTACATGAGCAAGTTTTTGACCTTATGTTCAACCTTGAAGCAAACGATGAGCAATTGGACTTCCCAACGCTATATGGTTCTTCTAAGCAAGGATGGATGAGTGAAGATTGGCAAAAGCCAACTGATAACATCATTCCACTTTTGGATGCAATTATCAAACATATCCCAGCTTCTAAAACAGAAGATGGCCCTTCTCAAATGCAAATTACTTCGCTTGACTACTCTAACTTCGTAGGTAGAATAGCCGTAGGAAAAGTAAAAAGAGGAGTTCTTAAAGAAGGACAGCAAGTAATGCTCATGACTGCTGATGGTGGCATGAAAAGAAATAAAATCAAAGAACTTCATGTATTTGAAGGTCTTGGTAAAGTAAAAGTAGCTGAAGTTTCATCTGGCGAAATTTGTGCTATTACAGGAATCGAAGGATTCGAAATCGGTGATACTGTTGCCGACGTAGATGCTCCAGAAGCATTGCCTCGTATTGCAATTGATGAGCCTACAATGAATATGCTCTTCACGATCAACAATTCACCGTTTTTTGGTCAAGAAGGAAAATTCGTTACATCTCGTCACTTGAGAGAACGCTTAATGAAGGAAACAGAGAAAAACCTTGCTCTTAAAGTACAACAAGGTGAGTCTGAGGATAAATTCTTGGTTTTCGGTCGTGGTATTCTTCACTTATCTGTTTTGATTGAAACAATGAGAAGAGAAGGTTACGAGCTACAAGTAGGACAACCACAGGTAATTATCAAAGAAGGCGAAAATGGCGAAAAACTTGAGCCTATTGAGTCTTTAGTAGTTGATGTTCCTGAGGAAACTGCTGGAAAAGTAATTGAATTGGCAACACAAAGAAAAGGTGAATTGACAATCATGGAGCCTAAAGGTGATTTGCAACACTTAGAGTTCAAAATCCCTTCACGTGGATTGATTGGACTTAGAAGTAATGTACTTACAGCTACACAAGGTGAGGCAATCATGAACCACCGTTTTATCTCTTACGAACCATACAAAGGGGTTATTCCTGAGCGTACTAATGGTTCATTGATATCAATGGCTACTGGTCCTGCAATTGCTTACTCTATTGACAAGTTACAAGACAGAGGAGTTTTCTTCATTGATCCAGGAGAGCAAATCTATATGGGAATGGTTGTAGGTGAGCACAACAGACAAAACGATATCGTTGTAAACCTTCAGACTTCTAAAAAGCTAACAAACATGAGAGCTTCAGGATCTGACGACAACGCCAAAATTGCTCCTAAAGTCCAGTTCTCTCTTGAAGAGTGTATGGAATATATCCAAAAAGACGAGTATTTAGAGATCACTCCTAAGTCTCTTCGTATGCGTAAAGTTTACCTTGACGAAAACGAGCGTAAGCGTATGGGTAAGAAAGTTGAAATGGCATAATTCAATACTGAATTATTCAATAATATTAAAAGAAGACTGAGTTAACGCTCGGTCTTTTTTTGTGCCAATAGCTTCGTATATTAGTGCTTAAAATAATTTCCTCCTTTGAAAAAAACAATTAGCGGCATTCTGCTCTTTTCATTTACTATTTCATGTGCACTTGCACAGACCACTGCTCAGCTACCTCCAATATTGAAATGGAGTGGTAAAAGCGAAAAACATATACGACAAAATGGTGATAAATGGATCACACCAGCAGAGCGAAGCAACTTTGACTCTACTGCCCTAATAGATGAAACTATTGGCTATTTTGAAAGACTTGCCACAAGTTCTAATTTGGTAAGTGTAGAAATGGTGGGTCAAAGTAGCGGCGGAAAACCAATACACCTCATTAAGGTTTCCAAAGACAAGTCATTCCATAATTTCCCAAATAACAATAAACCCATTTTACTGGCTCAAGCTGGAATTCATGCTGGCGAAATAGATGGAAAAGATGCAAGCATGATGCTAGTGAGAGACTTAGTCGCAAGTAAGTCTAATTTACTAGATAAGGTAAACTTAATCATTGTTCCAGTTTTTAATGTAGAGGGGCATGAGCGTATCTCGCAATTCAACAGAATGAATCAGCGAGGCCCATTGAACATGGGATGGAGAACAAATGGCAAAAACCTCAACCTTAATAGAGATTATACCAAAGCCGAAACGCTGGAAATGGCAACGATGATTGAAGTTATCAATGCCTATAAACCTTCGCTTTATCTTGATATTCATGTAACCGACGGAGCAGATTACCAATACGATATCACCTACGGCTATTTAGGTGAGCACGGCTATTCGCCTAATATTTCTAAGTGGCTGAATAGCACCTTAAGGCCGTTTGTGGATAATGGACTAAAGGCAGAAGGCCATATCCCTGGACCATTACTATTTGCTAAAAATGGTGAAAACTTCGATGATGGAAATTTAGACTATACTTTCAACCCTGACTTTTCTCATGCCTATGGTGATGCAATTCACTTACCTACAGTTTTAGTCGAAAACCATTCTCTCAAGCCATTTAAGCAAAGAGTGCTTGGCACTTATGTATTAATGGAGAGCTGCTTGAAGCTTTTAGCAAAAGAAAACACAAGTCTAGCTAAAGCAATTGACTCGGATAAATCCTCAAAAAAAGAAAATATAGGCGTGAATTGGGTTTTCTCCAATACATCGGAAGTAAGTAATACCAACCCATGGAATGCCGAAAACAAAAACGCAAAAAGTGTAGCCACCGAAATTCACTTGGGAGTTAAACACAAAGGCGTAACCTCAGAAATTACAGGCAAAACTTATTCCGCTTGGACAGGAGTAAAAGAAGAAAAGGAGATTGCAGTTTTTAGAAATAGCATTGCAAAAGATCAAATCAAATTACCAAAAGCTTACGTTGTTCCAGCTTTCCAAGATGAGGTGATCGAGAAACTCCTCATTCATCACATTGATTTTGAATTGATCGAAAATGACACAACTATTTCAGCGACAGGGTATGAAATGAGTAATCCCAAATTCGCAAACTCACCATTTGAAGGAAGAATAAAAGTGAATGCAGATTTATCAGAAAAAACTGTAACCAAAAAGATTCCAGCTGGAAGTCTCCTCGTACATAGTAATCAAGAGAAGTTCACTTTAGCGGCTTTGCTTTTAGAACCCTCCAGCCCATCTTCTCTATTTCAATGGGGATTCATGAACCATATTTTTAATAGAACGGAATACATAGAGAGCTATGCTATGGAGCCTTATATGGCTGCAGTTTTGGAACAAAATCAAGAAATTAAAACAGCTTTTGAACAAAAAATGAAAGACGAATCTTTCGCTAAGAACCCAAGAGCTATTTTCGAATGGTTTTATACCCAGAGTCC
This portion of the Spirosomataceae bacterium TFI 002 genome encodes:
- a CDS encoding Outer membrane protein TolC, with amino-acid sequence MKVKKIMIASFLGLFSLGLNAQGISLDFLQEKAKSNNPQTALLPLIQEATNLQIKQLQGAYLPQASLGGQATWQSDVTSLPISLPNIEIAPPPNDQYKVTLDIQQSIWDGGITSSQKKIATSQGLVEAKSTELSLLKVEEQVNSLFFGAILAKKQLNNVNILLEDLNGKLKIAEAGLANGILVKTDVLNLKAAQIEALQNKDGITMKLSGAMEALTILTGEAMNEATVFVVQPSIFDLNQNQRPELDLLNLQQQTLGAQSDLIYSKYKPKVSLFATGGYGRPGLNFLSSTFDTYFLGGVQLKVPLSQLYNGGKYADLQQVKIGQLKLDQQKANFEMMTDVQKASLTKEIERIQHQLTSDDELIEIRKTVKETAEAQLANGVITSEAYLEIANKENLANEMKILHEVQLLQAKENLKTLLGQ
- a CDS encoding HlyD family secretion protein, giving the protein MKNKYLLIFASLVVMMGCNNGENQFDATGVFESTEVIISSETSGKILSLTLEEGDELSEGQPIGNIDCENLTLQKAQAEASLEAISAKTNSPAPQVEILKQQLNSQQKQLSAQRAQLGVMEKEQKRVQNLVKAEAIPTKQLDDVNGQVEVLQKQIEAAESQLGVTRQQIKSQEQQIGIANRAVLSERKPMQERIAQVANMMENCSLVNPIKGTVLVKYAETNEITGPGKALYKVADLSEMVLRAYISGNQLAQVKTGDKVKVMVDNGTDGYKELVGEISTISAKAEFTPKTIQTKDERANLVYAAKIKVKNDGYLKIGMYGEVVFNK
- a CDS encoding ABC-type multidrug transport system, ATPase component, encoding MKSVSIQNITKTYEKGTVTALDNISLEVEKGELFGLIGPDGAGKTTLFRILTTLLIPDSGSATVDGKDVVEDLWDIRKIVGYMPGKFSLYQDLSIEENLSFFATVFGTTIAENYELIKDIYVQIEPFKHRLAGDLSGGMKQKLALCCALVHEPKVLFLDEPTTGVDPVSRKEFWDMLDRLKAKGITIIVSTPYMDEASRCDRIALIQKGKIMEIDTLENVISKHRQAIFSIKSPKRFELINVIRGFEKTTSCFAFGETNHVTLENGQKDLSALRSYLDANNFAGIAIEEIEPDIEDTFIKLMLENE
- a CDS encoding ABC-2 type transport system ATP-binding protein — encoded protein: MNEIVIRTKELTRKFGDFVAVDAITFEVKAGEIFGFLGANGAGKTTAMKILCGLLSPSSGEAKVAGFDVYKEAEKIKQNIGYMSQKFSLYENLTVKENIRFFGGIYGIPKKELVKKSNELIERLGLGEEADKLVGSLPLGWKQKIAFSVAILHEPKIVFLDEPTGGVDPITRRQFWDLIYEAANRGITIFVTTHYMDEAEYCDRVSIMVDGAIAALNTPSEMKKSFGVKSMNDVFLQLARGATRSD
- a CDS encoding Zinc carboxypeptidase, whose product is MKKTISGILLFSFTISCALAQTTAQLPPILKWSGKSEKHIRQNGDKWITPAERSNFDSTALIDETIGYFERLATSSNLVSVEMVGQSSGGKPIHLIKVSKDKSFHNFPNNNKPILLAQAGIHAGEIDGKDASMMLVRDLVASKSNLLDKVNLIIVPVFNVEGHERISQFNRMNQRGPLNMGWRTNGKNLNLNRDYTKAETLEMATMIEVINAYKPSLYLDIHVTDGADYQYDITYGYLGEHGYSPNISKWLNSTLRPFVDNGLKAEGHIPGPLLFAKNGENFDDGNLDYTFNPDFSHAYGDAIHLPTVLVENHSLKPFKQRVLGTYVLMESCLKLLAKENTSLAKAIDSDKSSKKENIGVNWVFSNTSEVSNTNPWNAENKNAKSVATEIHLGVKHKGVTSEITGKTYSAWTGVKEEKEIAVFRNSIAKDQIKLPKAYVVPAFQDEVIEKLLIHHIDFELIENDTTISATGYEMSNPKFANSPFEGRIKVNADLSEKTVTKKIPAGSLLVHSNQEKFTLAALLLEPSSPSSLFQWGFMNHIFNRTEYIESYAMEPYMAAVLEQNQEIKTAFEQKMKDESFAKNPRAIFEWFYTQSPFDDETYLQYPILKIF
- a CDS encoding DNA-binding transcriptional regulator, AcrR family: MIKEEINTEQKILAAAEEVFLQEGFSGARMQLIADKAAINKAMLHYYFRSKDALFEKVFDENSKKFFPEMIEILDTNLPFSEKVESFIDRYIDMLLAKPFLPLFVMNTINQKGKDDFIQKLPLELPQKLMSSYFVDQSKGLVREINPMQFMLSIMGMCVFPFLAKPMISKAFNMVDEDFKALMLQRKLELKTYTKLILTVEK
- a CDS encoding GTP-binding protein, translated to MQNIRNIAIIAHVDHGKTTLVDKIIHASKIFRENQEFGELILDNNDLERERGITIVSKNVSVRYGDTKINIIDTPGHADFGGEVERVLKLADGVLLLVDAFEGAMPQTRFVLGKALALGLKPIVVVNKVDKENCRPEEVHEQVFDLMFNLEANDEQLDFPTLYGSSKQGWMSEDWQKPTDNIIPLLDAIIKHIPASKTEDGPSQMQITSLDYSNFVGRIAVGKVKRGVLKEGQQVMLMTADGGMKRNKIKELHVFEGLGKVKVAEVSSGEICAITGIEGFEIGDTVADVDAPEALPRIAIDEPTMNMLFTINNSPFFGQEGKFVTSRHLRERLMKETEKNLALKVQQGESEDKFLVFGRGILHLSVLIETMRREGYELQVGQPQVIIKEGENGEKLEPIESLVVDVPEETAGKVIELATQRKGELTIMEPKGDLQHLEFKIPSRGLIGLRSNVLTATQGEAIMNHRFISYEPYKGVIPERTNGSLISMATGPAIAYSIDKLQDRGVFFIDPGEQIYMGMVVGEHNRQNDIVVNLQTSKKLTNMRASGSDDNAKIAPKVQFSLEECMEYIQKDEYLEITPKSLRMRKVYLDENERKRMGKKVEMA